One Clavelina lepadiformis chromosome 1, kaClaLepa1.1, whole genome shotgun sequence genomic region harbors:
- the LOC143463086 gene encoding arylamine N-acetyltransferase, pineal gland isozyme NAT-3-like, producing the protein MDMQKYLQRINYDGPIDNQAATLDTLCACHYSHVPFENLDLFGGPRRSMNPAKIYQKIVEENRGGICCELNILFAWLLKEIGFQVELVENQIFLQKTKTFDRKLEHSTLLVTCNYGEKFFVNLSGFYYNFPLAVVDMKEQVRKSGALRLKKQDNGVYLLEKKQKQCFSFTGKEITKLHTEDDWQLIQKIDTTPRQAFEFQAIFHDIVTQRNCFTNRNTVCTAESETGVTILWGMTVYRKEYVDHCTEKVVSVVTANDQEELKMLLKKVFKLVIDYDIEPWSFDFTKEHLEELR; encoded by the exons ATGGATAtgcagaaatatttacaacgtATCAATTACGACGGGCCAATTGACAACCAAGCAGCTACTTTGGATACATTGTGCGCTTGTCATTACAGCCATGTTCCCTTCGAGAACTTGGATTTATTTGGCGGGCCTCGGAGAAGCATGAACCCGGcaaaaatttaccaaaaaatagTCGAAGAAAATCGAGGAGGAATTTGCTGTGAACTCAACATACTTTTTGCTTGGTTGTTAAAAGAAATAGGATTTCAAGTTGAACTTGTtgaaaaccaaatttttttacaaaaaacgaAGACATTTGACCGCAAGCTGGAGCACTCGACTTTGTTG GTAACGTGCAACTATGGTGAAAAGTTCTTTGTCAACCTCAGTGGATTTTATTACAACTTTCCACTGGCTGTTGTAGACATGAAGGAACAAGTTCGTAAAAGCGGAGCTTTACGTCTTAAGAAACAGGACAATGGTGTCTATTTGCtagaaaagaaacaaaaacaatgtttcAGCTTTACGG GAAAAGAAATCACAAAGCTTCACACTGAAGACGATTGGCAACTAATTCAGAAAATCGATACAACACCACGACAGGCATTCGAATTTCAAGCAATATTTCACGATATTGTCACGCAGAGAAATTGCTTTACGAATCGAAACACAGTTTGCACCGCTGAAAGTGAAACCGGGGTCACCATTCTGTGGGGAATGACTGTTTATCGTAAAGAATACGTCGATCACTGCACAGAGAAAGTTGTCAGTGTGGTAACAGCAAACGATCAAgaagaattgaaaatgttgcttaaaaaagttttcaaacttGTCATAGATTACGATATTGAACCTTGGAGTTTCGACTTCACGAAGGAACACTTGGAAGAATTGCGCTAA
- the LOC143463069 gene encoding arylamine N-acetyltransferase, pineal gland isozyme NAT-3-like, whose translation MMPQRDKERQMDMQKYLQRINYDGPIDNQATTLYELCACHYSHVPFENLDIFGGPRRSMNLDEIYSRVVNKMRGGLCCEGNALFAWLLRKLNFKVEFIQTKLYNKKTDSYDGDLEHMVLLVTCKNDEKFVANISGCSFVRPLALIDMKTQVQRCGAYRLRKETDDVYLIEKMQKKVFNLSGREITGFSSDEDGWQVIQKLEIISRCWLDFKPTFLHIVDKKQSFLSRNTLCTIENDCGIRVLWGMTFYKKEYIDHCTEKVVSVQTAQDEEELKSILKNHFNISIDYNLKPCSPDLKKEELVRMSL comes from the exons ATGATGCCACAACGTGATAAGGAGAGACAAATGGATAtgcagaaatatttacaacgtATCAATTACGACGGACCTATTGACAACCAAGCAACTACTTTGTACGAATTGTGCGCTTGTCATTACAGTCATGTTCCCTTCGAGAACTTGGATATATTTGGCGGGCCTCGGAGAAGCATGAACCTGGATGAAATTTATAGCCGAGTCGTGAACAAAATGCGCGGTGGTCTCTGCTGCGAAGGCAACGCTCTCTTTGCCTGGTTGCTACGAAAACTGAATTTCAAAGTCGAATTTATCCAAAcgaaactttacaacaagaaaaCCGATTCCTACGATGGCGACCTTGAGCACATGGTCTTGCTG GTTACTTGCAAAAACGATGAAAAGTTTGTTGCTAATATCTCTGGATGTTCATTTGTTCGTCCGCTTGCTCTGATTGACATGAAGACGCAAGTACAAAGATGCGGAGCCTATCGACTAAGAAAAGAAACAGACGATGTTTATCTGATCGAAAAGATGCAAAAAAAAGTCTTCAATCTTTCTG GGCGAGAAATCACGGGGTTTTCTTCAGATGAAGACGGCTGGCAGGTGATCCAGAAATTAGAAATCATCTCTCGATGTTGGTTGGATTTTAAACCGACGTTTTTGCACATTGTCGACAAAAAACAATCATTTCTCAGCAGAAACACACTTTGTACGATAGAAAATGACTGTGGAATTCGCGTATTATGGGGAATGACTTTCTACAAGAAGGAATACATCGACCACTGCACGGAGAAAGTAGTAAGTGTGCAGACAGCACAAGATGAAGAAGAATTGAAATCTATCCTTAAAAATCACTTCAATATTTCAATTGATTATAATCTTAAACCATGCAGCCCAGACTTGAAAAAAGAGGAATTGGTTCGTATGAGCTTGTGA
- the LOC143463076 gene encoding arylamine N-acetyltransferase, pineal gland isozyme NAT-10-like, translating into MPQRDKGRQMDMQKYLQRINYDGPIENQATTLDKLIACHYSHVPYENLDLFGGPRRSMDLDDIYQKIIEENRGGICCELNILFAWLLKEIRFQVELVENQVFLQKTKTFDRKLEHSTLLVTCNHGEKFFVNLSGFYYNFPLAVVDMKEQVRKSGALRLKKQDNDVYLLEKKQKQCFSFAGKEITKPHTEDDWQLIQKIDTTPRQAFEFQAIFDDIVTQRNCFTNRNTVCRAEREMGFTLLWGMTVYRKEYVDHCTEKVVSVVTANDQEELKMLLKNFFKILIDYDIEPCSFDFTKEHLEELR; encoded by the exons ATGCCACAACGTGATAAGGGGAGACAAATGGATAtgcagaaatatttacaacgtATCAATTACGACGGGCCAATTGAAAACCAAGCAACTACTTTGGATAAATTGATCGCTTGTCATTACAGCCATGTTCCCTACGAGAACTTGGATTTATTTGGCGGGCCTCGGAGAAGCATGGACCTGGATGACATTTACCAAAAAATAATCGAAGAAAATCGAGGAGGAATTTGCTGTGAACTAAACATACTTTTTGCTTGgctgttaaaagaaataagatTTCAAGTTGAACTTGttgaaaatcaagtttttttacaaaaaacgaAGACATTTGACCGCAAGCTGGAGCACTCGACTTTGTTG GTAACGTGCAACCATGGTGAAAAGTTCTTTGTCAACCTCAGTGGATTTTATTACAACTTTCCACTGGCTGTTGTGGACATGAAGGAACAAGTTCGTAAAAGCGGAGCATTACGTCTTAAGAAGCAGGACAATGATGTCTATTTGCtagaaaagaaacaaaaacaatgtttcAGCTTTGCGG GAAAAGAAATCACGAAGCCTCACACTGAAGACGATTGGCAACTAATTCAGAAAATCGATACAACACCACGACAGGCATTCGAGTTTCAAGCAATATTTGACGATATTGTTACACAGAGGAATTGCTTTACGAATCGAAACACAGTTTGCAGGGCCGAGCGTGAGATGGGGTTCACTCTTTTATGGGGAATGACTGTTTATCGTAAAGAATACGTCGATCACTGCACAGAGAAAGTTGTCAGTGTGGTAACAGCAAACGATCAAgaagaattgaaaatgttgctgaaaaattttttcaaaattctcATAGATTACGATATTGAACCTTGCAGTTTCGACTTCACGAAGGAACACTTGGAAGAATTGCGCTAA